One genomic segment of Panicum virgatum strain AP13 chromosome 2N, P.virgatum_v5, whole genome shotgun sequence includes these proteins:
- the LOC120661584 gene encoding oxygen-evolving enhancer protein 3-1, chloroplastic yields the protein MAQAMASMTGLSQGVLPSRRAASRARTAVVRASAEGEAAAQAGRRAVLGLVATGIVGSVFTQAVRADEAVKTIKIGPPPPPSGGLPGTLNSDQARDFDLALKERFYLQPLPPAQAAARAKSSAQDILNLKPLIDKKAWPYVMNDLRLRASYLRYDLNTVIASKPKEEKKSLKELTGKLFSTIDDLDHAAKIKSTPEAEKYYAATKSALDDVLAKLG from the exons ATGGCACAAGCCATGGCGTCCATGACCGGCCTCTCGCAGGGCGTGCTGCCCAGCAGGCGCGCCGCCAGCAGGGCCAGGACGGCCGTCGTCAGGGCGTCGGCCGAGGGCGAGGCCGCGGCACAGgctggccgccgcgccgtgctCGGGCTGGTGGCCACCGGCATCGTCGGCAGCGTCTTCACCCAGGCGGTGCGCGCCGATGAGGCCGTCAAGACCATCAAGAtcggccccccgccgccgccctctgggGGACTTC CCGGGACCTTGAACTCGGACCAGGCCAGGGACTTCGACCTCGCCTTGAAGGAGCGGTTCTACCTGCAGCCGCTGCCAccagcgcaggcggcggcgagggccaagTCGTCAGCGCAGGACATCCTCAACCTCAAGCCGCTCATCGACAAGAAGGCTTGGCCGTACGTCATGAACGACCTCCGCCTCCGGGCTTCCTACCTGCGCTACGACCTCAACACCGTCATCGCCTCAAAGCccaaggaggagaagaagagccTCAAGGAGCTCACCGGCAAGCTCTTCAGCACCATCGACGAT CTTGACCATGCGGCAAAGATCAAGAGCACCCCAGAGGCTGAGAAATACTATGCGGCGACTAAATCTGCCCTCGATGACGTTTTGGCCAAGCTAGGCTAG